The genomic stretch aggaaaggagggagggaatgtGTGAATAAAGTTCTAAAACCACTAGGGAAAAAACTGGACAGATTCTAAGTATAATATTCAATTTCTCAAGATTTCAAAAATATGAAGTCAATCGTTAATACTTCTTACAACAAAGGAAGACCAACTTCCTCATTTCAAATCATTCCATTAACCAAGTGTCAATCAATACAGAAACCACAATGTTAACACTTCCTCAATTTTCATCTCATCATGAAAACAGATTCAGCTTAAATCTtggcaacaaaaaaaattatataaactctaagaatatgcacattcattttttattaagaaatttaCTAGAACTGGGTTTTCAACTTTAATACTctacatacattatttttataatgccATCTCAACCAGAAGTATGTTCACCTCATATTGCCTTCATTAATTTCTAATTGAGCATTACAAAAAGAACATGCCAGATTTCTGAGGTGATACACACAACTTACCTTCCCACATGCTCTGCAATGATGCCTCCTTTTGGTGAATGTAAATCTGGCTTCACATTTCATGCAATTTGGAGCCTGAGAATCTGGTACCCATACTGGAGCCACCTCTCCCAGAGTAGTAAATGGCTTTCTGGCAGAAATTCCATATTGACCAGCTCTGAGATCATTATCTGGGCTATCAGGAGCTAACGCAAGGCACGGTCTACTGGAGATTCCAGTCTCATAACTTTCTAAATGTTCCCCATTTGTGTCAGCAATAGAGATGTTTCCCAAAGAGCTATTGCAAACACTGTTTGCTGAGTTGTCCCCTAATTTTGCTTTCGCAAgaatatcatttttgtttttaatattatttccacTGTTTGCAGCAAGGTCATTTTGTAAATGGTCTGATAATGGCTTTGGAATTTGAAGTTTAAGATTAGAAGGTTGCTTGGGTCTTGCACCACCAAAAGGAACACTGATAGATTGCAGGTTCGCTACGATCTTGGGAGAAGATTGCCCGAGTACTGATGGAACTTGACTACAgaaattttgtaaataatttttcttgattAGGTCACCTGTGCTATTTAAAAGCAGTCCGCTCCCTTCTGAGGTCTCATTTCCTCTCTGTTCATAAATATTCAAGTAGCATTCTGATTTGctctcttctatttccttttcttctgttaCTGAATCTTCTTTGGAGGGTAAAGTCTTTGGAACAAAAGCAACAACTGGGCTCTGCATTCCATAGGAATCACAACCATTAGATAGAGAATGTGCTGCTGGTGAATCCATACCAGTGGACAAATTACATCCTTCACTTTCATTCACACAAGTTCCTTTTAAATCTAGACCTGCTTCTGCCATTCCATTACACTCGCCTCTACAATCACCAGAAATGTCCTCAAGCTGATTCATCTgcagaagcttctcattttcttcatttaattggCTGTTATTGAGCTCATTTAGTTTAGTCAATTTCCAATTAGTCACCTCCCGAGTTTCAGAGAATTGGTCTGTTATATTAAGAAATTTTGTAGTGCCAGGAATTTCTGCATGTTCACAATCTTCATTTTCATCAGCCCTAACTTCACTGGGCACAAGACAATCTGATAACTGTTCACAGTTAACATCCCTTCCAGACGCATTAGGCATGTCTTGTTTGAGAAGCAAAGGTAAACCAGATAGGAGGGATTCTTCCATTGCTCTCTCTTGTGCTGACCCTTTTTTCATCAGAATCCCCTCACTCAAATGGGAAAGGGAGTTTGGATTCCCTAGAGCTGTCCTAGGAGAACTGGTTTTGCCAGTGAGGACCTCATCTGGTGTACAGTTCTCTTGCCTTTTAACAACAGGACCTTCATCTGCTCCCTGGGATGAGATCACAGAATCAATTGTTAAATGTGTAATCGTAGACATGGGAGGGTCTCTATCTATATTTTCATCATCCTTTAATTGTGAAAGGGAACAGACACTGGCTAGACTATCAGACGAAGTAGTGCATAGATGGTTAACAGCATTTCCCTCGGTATTTGGTCTACTCAATGGATCCATTTGTTTCTCtaagtttttatctttttcagtGGATCCATTTATACTAAAGCTAATTTGCTCAGTTTGCCTGTTTTCATTATCCAGTGAACAGCTAAAAGCATCCATGAGGGATTGACTATTAAAATTGTTACAATCCTGCAAATCACTTTGTAATGTCCTTTTATCACAGTTATGCATAACGGCTACAACAAGAACGTTTTTCTCATCTGGCAGACAAGCTGGATTTCCACATTTCTTCTCTCCCACTTCAACAGCATTGCACTGATCATTCCGAATACAGTTTCTCTTAATTAATTGATCTTCTGCAACAGCATTTTCATCAATCCACATTGTGGCAATCTCTGGATTTAGACTATCGTCCTGTCCATTAGCACAATGGTCCTCTCCCTCCGTAGTCAGAGCTGCTGAATGAGCCAGAGAGAAGGTTTTCAGCTGTGGCTGTGACTCATTAGAAACTGCAGGTTCATTCACACTGGCCAATGCAGGATTAAATGACAGTTGATGAGAAGGTTGATCTAGAATCTTATTCCACTTTGTATCCAATAAAGTAGAAGAAACTGTTTcatctggaaaaataaatatttacaataagtTTGCTGGCAACAATGGAAAAGCTATAAGGGCTAAGTTAATCAACTACATTTCCAACCATACTGTGAAAGTAAACTATTCCTAGGATATGATGGTTTCTAATTGTTGGCTAGGAGTaagaaaatatatgttaaaactCTATATTGAACAAGATCAAATGGTGATATCTCAGAAAATTCCAAATGACAAAAGACTTCTATACGTCAATCTAATTAAACTGGCCCCACAGGCTATATTGGAGAAGATGCTGTCAGACTGACCAGGTGTAAGGTGAGGCgaggtagaggaaaaaaaaaatgacaacagtgGTGAGGAAAAAGCAACTGagtgggaaagaaaatgaaggcaTTTTCTGTGGAGATGGAATGCTCTGTAATCTATATCATGATTGGTGTATAGGTTACATAGATACAGCCATTTGTCAAAACTGTAAAGATTTGTCCACTTTAAAGTATATAACTTTTATCTTGAAACTGTAAAAAGATAACAGCATTGAAGCAGGGAGTGAAGAGAGGATggagataaaaatgaaacaaaaatcacAGAGTGTCCAtcattgttgaagctgggtgatgggtataCGGGGTCTTATTATACTATTGTTTACTTTGTATACATTTGAAATTTGTCCATAACAGTAATTAAAAAGTTTGCTAAATATATGAAATTCTGTTAATAACCACATCACAACAGATGACTGTATATGTTTAAGTAAATGAGAGAAATAAGAAATGCACTTACTGCCTTTCCTGCCTTTCTTCCTATGGTAACTCTGATAATCATGTTCTTGAATTTATATTCTCATCAGTAGTAAGATTAATTTTCAATGCTCCCATGGTACCTTGTTCATATATCTATTAAAGCATTTACTAGACAATGACTTGTTTACCTGTCTCTTCACCCACTTAAGACTGAAAGAAACCATTTCTTTTCAACACCCTCACTTTGCATAGTACCTAGTATATAATAGGTATACAACATATGGGGAGTATCTACCCTAGTGAAAACATTGGGCTTGAAGAACATGAAGACTAAATGATAGCTCTAGCGTCCAAGAAGTACATAAACTAGTTGGGAGAATAAGATGTAGATACAATACATATGAATAGCTAATTAGCAGTACAGGGTAGTATAAGTATTTGTAAACTATTGtgcaattttagaaaataaattcagagaagaaaaatattttccaggcTGAGGTAGCAAGCTCAAATTCACACAGGCAGTAGGAACTGAGCTAGGCAAAGACTATTTTATTTAAGTGTGGAAAAGAGGGCATTTGAAAGtagaggaaacaaagaaaagcaaagtccCAAACAGCAATTTGAGAGAACAATCAGTTTGGCTTGAGAAAAGAATCAGTATAAGGAAGTGGtgaaaagaagctagaaaagtCAGAGTAAGAGCCCTAAAACATCAGATTTTATGGAGAATGGGCTTAGTATCTGCATTTACCAAATTTGGGTTAGCAGAGATTTGGAATTTAATAACATGTGcttccttttataaaagaaataatgtttcCTATTATTCGTTtctggaaatgaaaaagaaatactgctttttacaagaatacgtAATAATATTCAAACAGGAATGATTGtgcattaaaaattttgttattcAACCATCTACTATCCAGATATGTTAATTACTTAGTGCCATCACAATCTgtgttatatttttcatttaaagaaggaaataaagagacacaaaatgagaaagcaatttattttaagtatatttgcAAAAGTACCAGGCTAAAGGTGGTAATTTTAATGCAACTGGTAACAAGATCCAAAATAATAGTTCAAACAAGTAAGCCATGTAGTTACTCCCAGGAAACTGGTTTCTGAAATCTTTTTCCTTCTAAAGGATTTATCTTTTGTAAACAAATGCtatattttcaaagtaaaagGACAATTTTAATGattcaacaaaaatgtattgaaaATTAACTATATACAAAGTATTCAAAGAGACTAATGTAATGAAGTAATAGTTTTATTAACTAGAGTCAGTGATATCCTAGAAGCACAGTATTCACATGATTAGGTATAGCACTTTGTTTAGATATCTCATGACTTACTTAAGTAACTGTGATCAAACTACATACagggcaaaactaaagaaagaatcAAGAACACAATCATAAAAACAGTTGAAACTTAAAGGATAATACACCTTCCAACCTAGTATATACAAAGCCCAGCTAGAGCCAGTAAAATCCTGAACTACTGGATTCACATTTACATTAATCAGAAATGAACCTAGGGTTATGGGTTAGTTTGGTATCATCAACAGTAAAATACGAGAAGAGCAGGATTCCAGGTatccttcttttttcctccttactCCCATGATCCCACATTCTGCTTAAAGCTTACTCTGTCATAGACCCAAAGCAACGAAATCAAAACTAATTTCTCCTCCCAaatgatatcaaagaaaaacctGAAACACTGGGTGTAATGAAGGTTTAGAGACCATTACTGAACTCACGGACTTTGTATGGAAATATATAACTTTGTAACTTGGTACATGCAACTCACtattagaaatagaaaacacGAGAGAAGTAGGTGAGATGGAAGACAGAGATTTAAATACAGCTTATACATTCTAGTCAAACCAAGAAGGGGAATCTGGAGGAAAGGCATCCGTAAGTGAATTCCCTAACTGAGGCCTTAAGTGAATCTTAAGCAGACATTTTTAGACTGAGTGTTGAGAATTTGTCATTTAATTAATCATTTTGTCAATTACTTTAAAaagcaaactttttaaaattatgtttaaaatatatcttcattGGGCAATCATCATGCCGTAAGCTATTTTTCTTAGTTCAGGAAATGCAAGCACATCCTGAAGCTTTTCCTTGATCATTAATTGATTGTATATGATAGGTGTTAAGAGCTCAGACCCTTTTATCACACTCCTAGATTCTAATTCTACCACTTATTAGCAAGGTAAACTTAGGCAAGCTACTCAATGTCTCTGTGCCTTTATTCTACTCTGTAAATGAAGATAAGATCTACCCTCACAAGACTGTTTTAAAGATTGAATTATATAATCCACATAAACAGTGTAACATACTATCTGGCACACAGTGCGAAAAAATGTTAGTTCtgcatattattatatattattatcattacGTCAGTGGACCTGATTTTTTAAAGTACTGCATCCTCTTACATTCCCACATTCTCTATAGCAAATACATGCAAACAGATTCATCAAAGTAAATTCTCACCTTCGTTTTGTTCAAATTCATCTAACACCTTGTCCAGGTTGTAAGCTTCTGCTTGGAAGTAATTCTCCATTGGTGAGGAAACACCACTTAAGAGACTTGTTTACACCTAAAAAGTAGATCAAATTTGTGTTCAActatcatttattaaaatataatttgtaaatcTAAAGGATCCAAGGATACAATTTCTTCTAAATCTATTCAGAACAAAGTAAACTATAAAATCTGCAATCCCATTGGATATATTGTAAGATCTTTAAGCTAATAAAGACTAGAAACCTATAGGCTAACAATCACAAAAACTTAACTAAACTTAGAAGGCAAACTTGGTGATCAACTAAATAGGACTTGCTTCAAAAGACAAATTGTGAATGTTGGGAAAAGAATCATTTTATTTGGgataaaattacatttctattAGAAAAGCATATatactgaattttttcaaatgggAAGTGACAGGAAAGGTTAAGGATGGGGGTGAGTGACAGTCTTTACACATTAGTTCCAAAATGCTAATGATGACTCCAAcctggttattatttttaaatctcttcttttCATGTTCCATTTCTAAGACTTCCTTAATGTTAATCCAACTAAAAGCACTCTCTGGGCATACACACTATGTGTGTCACCTGTTTAATAAACTGCCAAGAGCACACATAGCAGGAGTTAATAAATGATATCTATTATgccattttttcttcattatcatGATTCCCATGCTTATCTATCCTTAGtttctcaaaattttcttttcaaattgaaaATTTGGCTTGGCATCTCATTGGTATACCTGGAAACAAAAGGCAGGAGAGGTCAGATTACCTCAAGTCTGGGtgaggaaaacaaatgaagatGGAAAGTCGTAATATCCTTCCattacaaacttttttttttttttggatttcaaGATAGATATTTATCCCACATTATAGTCAGTTGGATTGTATCAAGGCAACAGTGTATTTTTACATTCACAGATTAGTTGAAATAGTACAAATTAAACTTATGATCTAGATGTCATCCTTCTTACTACCATAATTAATAAGAAATgtgaagtaaaataaatgatGGACCACAGGTGGTTACAAAAATAGATAACTCGTAGAGTAATAAATATCTACAGTAGCAGAGCACAAACTTATAAAACTAGTCTTTTTCATAATGGGCAGAATATTATAAGTATGTTCAAGAGATACAGTCAACAGATTTCAAAGTGGCAAGAGAGCATTTGTAAAGAAAAAACTCTCAAAGTACAGAACCCAGAGTTGGAAGCCGAATGAAGATCagaataaacaaaacacacaaaatccTAATTCCTCACATGTAATTATCCTACTTAGTAGTCACCCCAATTAGTTTACAGCCCTTTATGTATCTTAAAAA from Choloepus didactylus isolate mChoDid1 chromosome 2, mChoDid1.pri, whole genome shotgun sequence encodes the following:
- the ZFYVE9 gene encoding zinc finger FYVE domain-containing protein 9 isoform X1, with protein sequence MENYFQAEAYNLDKVLDEFEQNEDETVSSTLLDTKWNKILDQPSHQLSFNPALASVNEPAVSNESQPQLKTFSLAHSAALTTEGEDHCANGQDDSLNPEIATMWIDENAVAEDQLIKRNCIRNDQCNAVEVGEKKCGNPACLPDEKNVLVVAVMHNCDKRTLQSDLQDCNNFNSQSLMDAFSCSLDNENRQTEQISFSINGSTEKDKNLEKQMDPLSRPNTEGNAVNHLCTTSSDSLASVCSLSQLKDDENIDRDPPMSTITHLTIDSVISSQGADEGPVVKRQENCTPDEVLTGKTSSPRTALGNPNSLSHLSEGILMKKGSAQERAMEESLLSGLPLLLKQDMPNASGRDVNCEQLSDCLVPSEVRADENEDCEHAEIPGTTKFLNITDQFSETREVTNWKLTKLNELNNSQLNEENEKLLQMNQLEDISGDCRGECNGMAEAGLDLKGTCVNESEGCNLSTGMDSPAAHSLSNGCDSYGMQSPVVAFVPKTLPSKEDSVTEEKEIEESKSECYLNIYEQRGNETSEGSGLLLNSTGDLIKKNYLQNFCSQVPSVLGQSSPKIVANLQSISVPFGGARPKQPSNLKLQIPKPLSDHLQNDLAANSGNNIKNKNDILAKAKLGDNSANSVCNSSLGNISIADTNGEHLESYETGISSRPCLALAPDSPDNDLRAGQYGISARKPFTTLGEVAPVWVPDSQAPNCMKCEARFTFTKRRHHCRACGKVFCASCCSLKCKLLYMDRKEARVCVICHSVLMNAQAWENMMSASSQSPNPNNPAEYCSTIPPLQQAQASGALSSPPPTVMVPVGVLKHPGAEVAQPREQRRVWFADGILPNGEIADAAKLTMNGTSSAGTLAVSHDPVKPVPTSPLPAETDISLFSGTITQVGSPVGSAMNLIPEDGLPPILISTGVKGDYAVEERPSQISVMQQLEDGGPDPLVFVLNANLLSMVKIVNYVNRKCWCFTTKGMHAVGQSEIVILLQCLPDEKCLPKDIFNHFVQLYRDALAGNVVSNLGHSFFSQSFLGSKEHGGFLYVTSTYQSLQDLVLPTPPYLFGILIQKWETPWAKVFPIRLMLRLGAEYRLYPCPLFSVRFRKPLFGETGHTIMNLLADFRNYQYTLPAVQGLVVDMEVRKTSIKIPSNRYNEMMKAMNKSNEHVLAGGACFNEKADSHLVCVQNDDGNYQTQAISIHNQPRKVTGASFFVFSGALKSSSGYLAKSSIVEDGVMVQITAENMDSLRQALREMKDFTITCGKADAEDLQEHIHIQWVDDYKNINKGVISPIDGKSMESITSVKIFHGSEYKANGKVIRWTEVFFLENDDQHNCLSDPADHSRLTEHVAKAFCLALCPHLKLLKEDGMTKLGLRVTLDSDQVGYQAGSNGQPLPSQYMNDLDSALVPVIHGGACQLSEGPVVMELIFYILENIA
- the ZFYVE9 gene encoding zinc finger FYVE domain-containing protein 9 isoform X2, which encodes MENYFQAEAYNLDKVLDEFEQNEDETVSSTLLDTKWNKILDQPSHQLSFNPALASVNEPAVSNESQPQLKTFSLAHSAALTTEGEDHCANGQDDSLNPEIATMWIDENAVAEDQLIKRNCIRNDQCNAVEVGEKKCGNPACLPDEKNVLVVAVMHNCDKRTLQSDLQDCNNFNSQSLMDAFSCSLDNENRQTEQISFSINGSTEKDKNLEKQMDPLSRPNTEGNAVNHLCTTSSDSLASVCSLSQLKDDENIDRDPPMSTITHLTIDSVISSQGADEGPVVKRQENCTPDEVLTGKTSSPRTALGNPNSLSHLSEGILMKKGSAQERAMEESLLSGLPLLLKQDMPNASGRDVNCEQLSDCLVPSEVRADENEDCEHAEIPGTTKFLNITDQFSETREVTNWKLTKLNELNNSQLNEENEKLLQMNQLEDISGDCRGECNGMAEAGLDLKGTCVNESEGCNLSTGMDSPAAHSLSNGCDSYGMQSPVVAFVPKTLPSKEDSVTEEKEIEESKSECYLNIYEQRGNETSEGSGLLLNSTGDLIKKNYLQNFCSQVPSVLGQSSPKIVANLQSISVPFGGARPKQPSNLKLQIPKPLSDHLQNDLAANSGNNIKNKNDILAKAKLGDNSANSVCNSSLGNISIADTNGEHLESYETGISSRPCLALAPDSPDNDLRAGQYGISARKPFTTLGEVAPVWVPDSQAPNCMKCEARFTFTKRRHHCRACGKVFCASCCSLKCKLLYMDRKEARVCVICHSVLMNVAQPREQRRVWFADGILPNGEIADAAKLTMNGTSSAGTLAVSHDPVKPVPTSPLPAETDISLFSGTITQVGSPVGSAMNLIPEDGLPPILISTGVKGDYAVEERPSQISVMQQLEDGGPDPLVFVLNANLLSMVKIVNYVNRKCWCFTTKGMHAVGQSEIVILLQCLPDEKCLPKDIFNHFVQLYRDALAGNVVSNLGHSFFSQSFLGSKEHGGFLYVTSTYQSLQDLVLPTPPYLFGILIQKWETPWAKVFPIRLMLRLGAEYRLYPCPLFSVRFRKPLFGETGHTIMNLLADFRNYQYTLPAVQGLVVDMEVRKTSIKIPSNRYNEMMKAMNKSNEHVLAGGACFNEKADSHLVCVQNDDGNYQTQAISIHNQPRKVTGASFFVFSGALKSSSGYLAKSSIVEDGVMVQITAENMDSLRQALREMKDFTITCGKADAEDLQEHIHIQWVDDYKNINKGVISPIDGKSMESITSVKIFHGSEYKANGKVIRWTEVFFLENDDQHNCLSDPADHSRLTEHVAKAFCLALCPHLKLLKEDGMTKLGLRVTLDSDQVGYQAGSNGQPLPSQYMNDLDSALVPVIHGGACQLSEGPVVMELIFYILENIA